The stretch of DNA TGCAATGTGACCCATACCAGCCCCGATTTTTTATCTTCCATTAAAATCCGCTTATTATCATAATCCACTTCTGTAATGACGCCCTTTAGATCGACTTTTCCTTTTACCGCGTGGTCCCCATTACACCCTAATAATGTTAAACTCACACTCACAAGCAGCAACCACAGCAATAGCAATTTTTTCAAAGTGGAACTTCCCCCTATTTATCATTACTAGTATTCTGCATCAGACCAATAATTCCTGTTGTTTCCAAAAATCAGGCCGCGAATCTATACGATTAGCGGCCTCTCTTTACATCTATTTATTCAACTCTACGGTTAGCAGTTTAATAGCTTCCATTACGCTTTTTACATTTTCTTCATCATTCATGTTATTTCTAGCATGAAGCAGGACGGGGCGAACCGATTCTACGGAGCGCCCAAACTCATACATCCATTCATAGCGGGGGACCATCCAAGTGTGAAAATGGTGGGTAGTATCTTCATTATAAAAATAGTACACATATTCGATACCTAATACTTCTCGTTGTGCTTTTCTAATCTTTGTAAGAAGATTTATGTAATCAAGCTTTTCTTCTTCCGTTAATTCATCAAAACATTTGATATGGCGCTTAGACGCTAGTATGATTAGCCCTTTAATCGGGTAGGCCACATCCTGGTGTGCATGGAAATGTTCCGTTTCCACGACGACTCCCCCATCAGGCTCAATCATTCCACTCGTTAAGGCACAGCTTAAGCATTCAACCTCTACTGTATTTCCGTTCGATAATGTTATTTTTCTCACAACTATTCCCCTTTCTCTCCATTCAATTGACGTCCTATAAAAATATGCCGTTAGTCATCATATACCAAAAGTGCATTTTAGTAAAATATTAGAAAAAAACCCTAAAAATTCAAATAGGGTTTGGTTTCTTCTATAATAAAAAAATCAATCAAACATTAGCCGATAAGCCTTCACAATAATTCCGTCGCCTGCAGGTTCAAAGTCGAATTGCGGCAAACGCTCAAAACCGAGTCTTTCATACAGTCTCTGAGCGCTTTCCATAAATTCTCCGGTATGTAACCCAATCGATGAATAACCTTTCTCCTTTGACCTCCGAACGCATTCGGAAATTAATGCAGTTGCTACTCCTTTTCCCCGTGCTTCCGGTGTAACAGCGAGCATACGAATTTCAGGATAGTCTAGAGCATCAATATGCCCGTTGTATGCATCCGTTTTAGCTGGGAACAGAGCCACACTACCTAAGATTTCCCCATCTAATTCAGCTACGATTCTTTCAACTCCTGGGTTCATATCAGCATCTGAAGATATCGATCGCTTAAGTGCTTCCCAATGTCTTTCAGGAATACACTGTGCATGTTCTTTGTAAGAGTTAATTCTTTTTTCTCGAATGAATGGACCTTCATCCTCTTTTGCATCACGGATCTTCATTGTTTCACCTGCTTCCATCTTGTTTAGCCTTCAGTTAATGAGGAATTTTTCCGTTTTATTACTTAATAATTCACGACCATGCCCCGAGTGGAGCCCTGAAAGATCTGGACCTTTTGGAAGGATATTTTGCCCTTTCTGATCATTGCTTGCAATGTGGTGTGATAAATGATAATGCCTTTTAATAGCATCAAAATCGGTCGTATC from Bacillus sp. SLBN-46 encodes:
- a CDS encoding DUF3221 domain-containing protein, whose translation is MKKLLLLWLLLVSVSLTLLGCNGDHAVKGKVDLKGVITEVDYDNKRILMEDKKSGLVWVTLHEYGDISKYEKGQEIVVWIKGGIKESSPAQADARNIEFTAPKNE
- a CDS encoding diadenosine tetraphosphate hydrolase — encoded protein: MRKITLSNGNTVEVECLSCALTSGMIEPDGGVVVETEHFHAHQDVAYPIKGLIILASKRHIKCFDELTEEEKLDYINLLTKIRKAQREVLGIEYVYYFYNEDTTHHFHTWMVPRYEWMYEFGRSVESVRPVLLHARNNMNDEENVKSVMEAIKLLTVELNK
- a CDS encoding GNAT family N-acetyltransferase; this encodes MEAGETMKIRDAKEDEGPFIREKRINSYKEHAQCIPERHWEALKRSISSDADMNPGVERIVAELDGEILGSVALFPAKTDAYNGHIDALDYPEIRMLAVTPEARGKGVATALISECVRRSKEKGYSSIGLHTGEFMESAQRLYERLGFERLPQFDFEPAGDGIIVKAYRLMFD